ATCCCCGTCGCCCTCGAGGGCCACGATATCGTCGGCCTGTCGCAGACCGGCTCCGGCAAGACCGCCGCCTTCGGCCTGCCGGCGCTTGAGTCCATCGACCTCGACATGAAGGCCGCGCAGGTTCTCATTCTCTGCCCGACCCGCGAACTAGCCGTACAGGTCTGTGAGGAAATTCACCGCCTGGCTTCCGCACTCAAGGGCCTGGAGGCCGTCGCCGTCTATGGCGGCGCTCCGATCGACCGCCAGATCCGCGCCTTGAAGAAGGGGGCGCAAATTGTGGTTGGCACCCCCGGTCGCGTGATGGACCATCTGAAGCGCAAGACCTTCCGCACCGATGCAGTCCAACTGTGCATCCTCGACGAGGCCGACCGTATGCTCGACATGGGCTTCCGCGAGGACATGGAGGTCATTCTGGGTGCCCTTCCGGAGGAACGGCAGACGCTCTTCTTTTCCGCCACCATGAACAAGGGCGTCACGCAACTGATCCGTGCCTTTAGCCAGGACCCGGTTGAGATCTCGATCGAGCGCAAGGCCCTCACCGTCGAAACCATCGAGCAAAGCTACTACGAGGTGCGTAGCCGTTCCAAGCTGGAGGTGCTGAGCCGTTTGCTCGATATGGAAACCGACCCCCGCGGGATTGTTTTCTGCAATACCAAGCAGCTGGTCGAGGAGGTCTGCGAAGCGCTGGCCCTCCGCGGCTATGTCGTCGACCGTATCCACGGTGACATTACGCAGGGCAACCGCGAGCGTGTAATCAAGAAGTTTCGCGATGGCTCGGTCGAGCTGCTTGTCGCCACCGATGTCGCCGCTCGCGGCCTGGATATCGACGATGTGAGCATTGTCTTCAACTACGACCTGCCTTATGACCCCGAGGACTATGTGCACCGCATCGGCCGGACCGGCCGCGCCGGACGCCATGGTAAGTCCATCACCTTTGTTTACGGCCGGGAGATCTACCGTCTCCAGGAAATCGAACGCTATACCCGGCAGATCATTCGCCGTACCCGGATTCCCTCCCAGGAGGAAGTCGAGGGCCGCCGCGCCGATATGGTCTTCAACCAGGTGCGCGACCTCCTCGAGTCCGGCAAGTTCACGAATTACGAGCATCTGGTGGACCGCCTGCTCGACGCCGGCCACATGCCCACCGATATCGCCAGCGCGCTCTTTGATCTGCTTCGCCGTCAAGACGGTCGTGGTACCGAGTCCATCGAGGAGGACCACGAACCCTTCCTCGAGGAACTTCCCAAGAAGGGCGGTAAGAAGAAGGGCAAGTTCGGCAAGAAAACATGGGACCGTCCGAAACGCGACAAGTTCGCCGACAAGCCCAAGCCTTTTAAGCCGAAGGCCGACAAGAAAGCCGGCAAACCCTTCAAGCCGAAGTCTGAATTTGTCGGCACCCCGAAGAAGAAGCCCGCCAAACAGGCAAAGGAGGCAGCGACTTCCAAACGCCGTTTTAAACGCCCGGACTAGTACACTGGGACCCTCGTCCTGCTGCGTTGCGTGGTATTATTAATATATAAGATCCTGTGCCAGGTGACGGATTTGTTTAT
This window of the Coraliomargarita parva genome carries:
- a CDS encoding DEAD/DEAH box helicase translates to MQTTFSDLGLKPELLEGIQRLGFESPSPIQAQTIPVALEGHDIVGLSQTGSGKTAAFGLPALESIDLDMKAAQVLILCPTRELAVQVCEEIHRLASALKGLEAVAVYGGAPIDRQIRALKKGAQIVVGTPGRVMDHLKRKTFRTDAVQLCILDEADRMLDMGFREDMEVILGALPEERQTLFFSATMNKGVTQLIRAFSQDPVEISIERKALTVETIEQSYYEVRSRSKLEVLSRLLDMETDPRGIVFCNTKQLVEEVCEALALRGYVVDRIHGDITQGNRERVIKKFRDGSVELLVATDVAARGLDIDDVSIVFNYDLPYDPEDYVHRIGRTGRAGRHGKSITFVYGREIYRLQEIERYTRQIIRRTRIPSQEEVEGRRADMVFNQVRDLLESGKFTNYEHLVDRLLDAGHMPTDIASALFDLLRRQDGRGTESIEEDHEPFLEELPKKGGKKKGKFGKKTWDRPKRDKFADKPKPFKPKADKKAGKPFKPKSEFVGTPKKKPAKQAKEAATSKRRFKRPD